A window from Pseudomonas sp. MRSN 12121 encodes these proteins:
- a CDS encoding MFS transporter has translation MNAAHQKARKAGIASFIGTTIEWYDFYAYGIAAALVFGKVFFPADLPAGTATLLSFLTLWAGFIARPVGGIIFGHLGDRIGRKTTLVITLVMMGVATTCIGLLPGYAQIGIWAPLVLVLLRIVQGVAVGGEWGGAILIASESAPRGKGILYAAFAQQGSPAGNLLATLVFFGLSALPAPDFLLWGWRIPFLLSAALVIVGMVIRLKLEESDDMKRLIQQKKTVKLPILEVLRSHWQLVLLGAGVLPIIHVTYFKSTFALSWATKELGYSQGTFLSVIVIALVVQFITQPLGALLVSRMDMRKAVVLMVLPEFVLMPAMFFAVETGVYWIAVLGMCLATVPHSMFYGAVGGILARAFPTRVRYSGLSISYQLCSLLVGGATPVLAQGILNNTGSILGVAIASACYALVSLVCMLLLLKRIGHDARELSTAEQADAAELAREPQALTADEPATPTRPGLDKDPQPAH, from the coding sequence ATGAATGCCGCCCACCAGAAAGCCCGCAAGGCGGGCATCGCTTCGTTCATCGGCACGACCATCGAATGGTATGACTTCTACGCCTACGGCATCGCCGCCGCGCTGGTCTTCGGCAAGGTGTTCTTCCCCGCCGACCTGCCTGCCGGCACCGCCACCCTGCTCTCGTTCCTGACCCTCTGGGCCGGCTTCATCGCCCGCCCCGTCGGCGGCATCATCTTCGGCCACCTGGGCGACCGGATCGGCCGCAAGACCACCCTGGTGATCACCCTGGTCATGATGGGCGTGGCCACCACCTGCATCGGCCTGCTGCCCGGCTACGCGCAGATCGGCATCTGGGCGCCGCTGGTGCTGGTGCTGCTGCGCATCGTCCAGGGTGTCGCGGTGGGCGGCGAATGGGGCGGCGCCATTCTCATCGCCAGCGAAAGCGCGCCCCGGGGCAAGGGCATCCTGTACGCGGCGTTCGCCCAGCAGGGCTCGCCGGCGGGCAACCTGCTGGCGACCCTGGTGTTCTTCGGCCTGAGCGCCCTGCCCGCGCCCGACTTCCTGCTCTGGGGCTGGCGCATTCCGTTCCTGCTCTCGGCGGCGCTGGTGATCGTCGGCATGGTCATTCGCCTCAAGCTCGAAGAGTCGGACGACATGAAACGCCTCATCCAGCAGAAGAAGACCGTCAAGCTGCCGATTCTCGAAGTCCTGCGCAGCCACTGGCAACTGGTGCTGCTGGGCGCCGGGGTGCTGCCGATCATCCATGTGACCTACTTCAAGAGCACCTTTGCCCTGTCCTGGGCCACCAAGGAACTGGGCTACAGCCAGGGCACCTTTCTCAGCGTGATCGTCATCGCCCTGGTGGTGCAGTTCATCACCCAGCCCCTGGGCGCCCTGCTGGTTTCGCGCATGGACATGCGCAAGGCCGTGGTGCTGATGGTGCTGCCGGAGTTCGTGCTGATGCCGGCGATGTTCTTCGCCGTGGAAACCGGCGTCTACTGGATCGCCGTGCTCGGCATGTGCCTGGCCACCGTGCCGCACTCGATGTTCTACGGCGCCGTGGGCGGCATCCTGGCCCGCGCCTTCCCGACCCGGGTGCGCTACAGCGGCCTGTCGATTTCCTACCAGCTGTGCTCGTTGCTGGTGGGTGGGGCCACGCCGGTGCTGGCCCAGGGCATTCTCAACAACACCGGGAGCATTCTCGGCGTCGCCATCGCCTCGGCCTGCTATGCCCTGGTCTCCCTGGTGTGCATGCTCCTGCTGCTCAAGCGCATCGGCCATGACGCCCGCGAGCTGTCCACCGCCGAACAGGCGGATGCCGCCGAGCTGGCCCGGGAACCCCAGGCCCTGACCGCCGACGAGCCCGCCACCCCGACTCGACCGGGCCTCGACAAGGACCCGCAACCGGCCCACTGA
- the glnL gene encoding nitrogen regulation protein NR(II), with translation MTISDQLHRLLLDNLTTATILLNADLRLEYMNPAAEMLLAISGQRSHGQFISELFTESAEALSSLRQAVEQAHPFTKREAMLTALTGQTLTVDYAVTPILSNGDTLLLLEVHPRDRLLRITKEEAQLSKQETSKMLVRGLAHEIKNPLGGIRGAAQLLARELPEESLKDYTNVIIEEADRLRNLVDRMLGSNKLPSLALCNVHEVLERVGSLVEAESQGGITLVRDYDPSIPDVLIDREQMIQAVLNIVRNAMQAIGSQNELRLGRITLRTRTMRQFTIGHVRHRLVTKIEIIDNGPGIPAELQETLFFPMVSGRPDGTGLGLAITQNIISQHQGLIECDSYPGHTTFSIFLPLEQGAPST, from the coding sequence ATGACCATCAGCGATCAATTGCACCGTTTGCTCCTCGACAACCTGACCACCGCGACCATCCTGCTCAACGCCGACCTGCGCCTTGAGTACATGAACCCGGCGGCGGAAATGTTGCTGGCCATCAGCGGTCAGCGCAGCCATGGGCAATTCATCAGCGAACTGTTCACCGAATCGGCCGAGGCCCTCAGTTCCCTGCGCCAGGCGGTGGAACAGGCGCATCCGTTCACCAAGCGCGAAGCCATGCTCACCGCCCTGACCGGCCAGACCCTGACCGTGGACTACGCCGTCACGCCGATCCTGAGCAACGGCGACACCCTGCTGTTGCTGGAGGTGCACCCGCGCGACCGCCTACTGCGGATCACCAAGGAAGAGGCGCAGCTGTCCAAGCAGGAAACCAGCAAGATGCTGGTGCGCGGCCTGGCCCACGAGATCAAGAACCCCCTCGGCGGGATCCGCGGCGCCGCGCAATTGCTGGCCCGGGAACTGCCGGAAGAGAGCCTCAAGGACTACACCAACGTCATCATCGAAGAGGCCGACCGCCTGCGGAACCTGGTGGACCGCATGCTCGGCTCCAACAAGCTGCCATCGCTGGCCCTGTGCAACGTGCACGAAGTGCTGGAGCGCGTGGGCAGCCTGGTGGAAGCCGAAAGCCAGGGCGGCATCACCCTGGTGCGCGACTACGACCCGAGCATTCCCGATGTGCTGATCGACCGCGAGCAGATGATCCAGGCGGTGCTCAACATCGTGCGCAACGCCATGCAGGCCATCGGCAGCCAGAACGAGCTGCGCCTGGGCCGCATCACCCTGCGCACCCGCACCATGCGCCAGTTCACCATCGGCCATGTGCGCCATCGCCTGGTGACCAAGATCGAGATCATCGACAACGGCCCGGGCATTCCCGCGGAACTGCAGGAAACCCTCTTCTTCCCCATGGTCAGCGGCCGTCCGGACGGTACCGGGCTGGGCCTGGCCATTACCCAGAACATCATCAGCCAGCACCAGGGCCTGATCGAGTGTGACAGCTATCCCGGCCACACCACCTTCTCGATCTTTCTGCCACTGGAACAAGGAGCCCCATCGACATGA